A window from Mycobacterium botniense encodes these proteins:
- a CDS encoding acetate kinase: MLVINSGSSTLKYQLVEPDSGISRAAGVIDQIGEQSSVADHDAALRMAFARLTEAGLDPSSVAPAAVGHRVVHGGNDFYRPTLVDDALLAKLRELSPLAPLHNPPAILGIEVARTLLPDIPHVAVFDTAFFHDLPATAATYAIDRRLAQTWHIRRYGFHGISHQYVSQQAAAFVGRPVEDLNQIVLHLGNGASASAVLGGRPIETSMGLTPMEGLVMGTRSGDVDPGVISYLWRAAKMSVDDIESMLNHCSGVFGLSGERDFRRLHDLIESGDVAAQLAYDVFIHRLRKYIGAYVAVLQRTDVLSFTAGIGENDVAVRRDALTGLSALGIELDERRNADPHPGVRRISADSSPTTVLVVPTNEELAIARDCVQLI, encoded by the coding sequence GTGCTGGTGATCAACTCCGGCTCATCAACGTTGAAATACCAACTGGTCGAGCCTGACTCAGGTATATCACGGGCCGCTGGAGTCATCGATCAGATCGGCGAACAGTCGTCGGTCGCCGACCACGATGCCGCGTTGCGCATGGCGTTCGCCCGGTTGACCGAAGCGGGGCTCGATCCGTCGAGCGTGGCCCCGGCCGCAGTGGGCCATCGGGTCGTTCATGGTGGCAACGACTTTTACCGGCCCACTCTTGTCGACGATGCACTGCTGGCCAAGTTGAGGGAGTTATCGCCCCTGGCCCCGTTACACAACCCCCCGGCGATACTGGGCATCGAGGTGGCCCGCACGCTTTTGCCCGACATCCCGCACGTCGCCGTGTTCGACACCGCGTTCTTCCACGATCTGCCGGCCACGGCGGCCACCTACGCAATCGACCGCAGGTTGGCGCAGACGTGGCACATCCGTCGGTACGGATTCCACGGCATTTCGCATCAATACGTCAGTCAGCAGGCCGCCGCCTTTGTGGGCAGGCCGGTGGAGGACCTGAATCAGATTGTGCTGCATCTGGGTAATGGTGCGTCGGCGTCGGCGGTCTTGGGCGGCCGGCCGATCGAGACATCCATGGGCCTGACTCCGATGGAGGGGCTGGTCATGGGTACCCGCAGTGGCGACGTGGACCCGGGCGTGATCAGCTATCTGTGGCGCGCCGCGAAGATGAGCGTCGACGACATCGAGTCGATGCTCAATCACTGCTCCGGAGTGTTCGGTCTGTCCGGCGAACGTGACTTTCGCCGCCTGCATGATCTGATCGAATCAGGTGACGTTGCAGCGCAATTAGCTTATGACGTATTCATCCACCGGTTGCGCAAGTACATCGGCGCATACGTGGCGGTGCTGCAACGCACCGACGTGTTGAGCTTCACGGCGGGTATCGGTGAGAACGACGTTGCGGTGCGCCGTGACGCGCTGACCGGGCTGTCGGCGCTGGGCATCGAGCTCGACGAGCGCCGCAACGCCGACCCGCATCCCGGCGTGCGGCGGATATCCGCCGACAGCTCGCCGACGACGGTGCTGGTGGTGCCGACGAACGAAGAGCTGGCTATCGCTCGGGACTGTGTTCAGCTGATTTAA